AAAGCTCGACATCTTGTACCTAATTTCTTGAATTTGACCACAGAAAAAGCCGGTAATGCGATTGGTGTAGGTGAGCATTGGAATGAAACGCCTAAACTCTGTTTGCAGATTCTGTTAGGTAAGTActcgcaccattttttttttgttttcctcgtAATTATTTGACTGACACTGGTTACTTGCTTAGAAGAAATGTGCACACAAATAAATTGCTTATGGTACATGATTTAGTGGCATTTAACGTCTCACAGCTGCCCAGGCTaccagagacgccgtagtggagggcttcggtaatttcgaccacctggagttctttaacgtgcactgacatcgcacagtacacggctattaaacagcgtgcgctaacaggatgTACACAgtaaacttggagacagaggaaagaagcgcttctttcctctgtctcctagtttcctgtgtacgtcctgttagcgcacgctgtttaatagagatgtaccaactagcccgtcagaaagttctactacagtacacgggcctcatgaATTTTGCccctatcgaaattcgaccgccgcggccggcatccaacccgcgtctttcgcgtccgCAGCCCAGCAGAGAGATGTGTTGCATAAGAAAAACCTGCACTTGGGAACAAACAACGGGTGTCTGTACGCTTCTGTGTTGAACGTAATGTCATCCAAGCCGTAGCACACGGCGCTGAGCCCGTGCAAAATTGCAAGAGCGCAGCGAATAGTTTGCTGGGGTCGCAAGCAACAGTTAGCTTTTCTTCGCTCGGCCCAGGTTAATTAAGATTTTAATTGTAATTGTATATTCTAATTGTAGGTTGTAATTGCCAAGAGATTGTAATTACGAGAAGagagaaccgacggaagcagtgaTAAAGAAAAGTTGCTATAATTGGTTATTCCTATTATATTTGTTAATAACGGTTATTGCTTGATGCCGGGATCAGTTTATCAACGAGAGTAGGTGTAATGGCGACTGCACGGGGATCGCGTTATTTGCAATAAACCTAATGGCAGCAACATAACTTGCAAGGAAGCCTGAATCGTAAGGCACAGAGTGGTGTATGTGGTTTAACATCTCAGAGGtgtaaaaactgaaaattggtaattgggaaaaggaaatgacgcagtatctgtctcacacatcagcggacacctgaatcgcgccgtaagggaagggataaaggagggaattaaagaagaaagggagaaagaggtgccgcagtaaagggctccggaataattttgaccacctggggatctttaacacaaactgacatcgcacagcacacgggcgcctttgcatttcgcctccatcgaaacgcggccgccgcggtggggttcgaacgcgggaactccggatgagtagccgagcgctctaaccactgagccaccacggcgggttctcAGAGGTGTGCATGGGCTGAAGGAAAAATGGTGGTGGAGGGCCTGGTTATTATTGACAACCAAGGATTGTTTAACGTGCTCTTAAATCGCACTGTACATTCGCGTTTATAGATTACGCCTCCTTCGAAATGGAGGCGCTGCTGGTGAAAGTCGATATCGCGTAACCTGAAAGCAATACTGTTTGTTTCATTTTGGTCTCAGGATTTCGAAATATATGCTGCATGGCAGGACACGTTTGCTTGTCGCTAGGTACTGTAGGGAACGAAATTCTGGCGCACGACAAATATCAATATTCATATTGTATAGCACAGTATGAGAGGTTCTGGCAAACGAGTTGCCTCGGACTAGAACTGATGGTATGTCTGGCATAATGCAATACGTATGCAAAGGGCCACACTGCTTATGCCCCACTCCTTCGATTAAGAAGCGACTCGTTTAATTAGCTGCCTTAGAAACGATGTGCGCgtattatttatttcaaatacacCAATGGACTTCCAGGGATGAAAAAATGCGCTGGGCTTCGGCTTGCTGCTTCTTTATCATCGCGGGAGTCGTCGGTCTCCTCGTCCTTTTTGCTGCCTACGCCACACAATGTGAGTTTTGCCTCCTGCTCAGTTGTTCCATAAGCGcgagtaacatttttttttcatacttcgGTGTGTGGTGAAAATGAAGGATCTGCCTTTCCGTGAATGCTACAATAAACGGAGAagcacattttttcttctttttatctcaGTTTCAATCCCTGTTGGTAATTTTTGTATTGTTTGTGAATATTTTCTCTTTGCCGactcgtttttttcttcatttcgttGTTTTCCCTATGCAATCGTTTTTCGCTCGTTCCTCGCAATCTTTCATTTTTTgatttcattcttccttcattctacgtttttcattcttttttctttctatttccttcttttttctgtcGTTTTCTGTCAGCTTCTTTGCGGCTTTGCTGTTGGACGCGCACAGGGAAGGTTTTAAAGATATAAACTgtcttcttttttgaaagaaaaattgtGTGCAAAAGAAGAAATAGGCTGCAAGTTTTGCGTCTTCAAACAAAGCCAGAGTAGAACGTGGGATGGGCCGCAACTCTGCATTCATTCCGTCTCTACTATTTCAAGATGACGAAGACATcgactatacttcaagtcgacgCGACATGGAAGCCAGTAGCACTCCACTCCCGACGAAGGTGAGGGATGCCCACGGGTCTCTAGTCTGCGGAGAGCGCTACCTCTACAGTTTGAAGCTGCTAAACCTCTTGATTTTTAAAACAAAGCAAAATTCTCTACCGTATAGAGGTGGTAGGTAGCCGTAGCGTCATACAGTAGTGCTACGCAGTATCACTAGGCTGAAACTCTCTCCTATGTCTTCGGAACAATGACACGTGGTATGGGACAAGTCCCGTTTTCTCTCGTGGCATGAAatgcacaaataataataataataataataataataataataataataataataataataataataataataataataataataataataataataattggttttgagggaaaggaaatggcgcagtatctgtctcatatatcggcggacacctgaaccgcgccgtaagggaaggtataaaggagggagtggaagaaagaaagaggtgccctagtggagggctccggaataatttcgaccacctggggatctttaacgtgcactgacatcgcacagcacacgggcgccttagcgtttcacctccatcgaaacgcagccgccgcggtcgggttcgaacccgggaactccggatcagtagctgagcgccctaaccactgagccaccacggcggggcgcACAAAGAagcatcaaatcaaatcaaataaaaatttattcgTCTCTATGCGTATACATTCACAAATtctgatctgcctaagcacaATTTACTTGTTGGCATATAACATATGAGCATATAAGCATATAACAGTGTACTCACATTAGACATTGTATCTAGTCGAGAAACAACGTAGCCTAGCCTACAAGGCAGGCCAGGGCTTTCTTAACAAAGCTTTCTTCAAGTTGCTCTTTCACTTTGCACTTATTGAAAGAGTGAAGGGCTGAAATATTTATAGTGCTTAGTGCTCGCAACTCTCTTAAGTCTTGTTCTGGGGAGAAAGTGGAGTGCAGTTTTTTGGCTGCACCGAACAggacagcagcagaaaaaaaggtAAGGCGTGATAAAGCTTCCCATcagaaattttttttataaatatcCTTGTAGATATAAACATTTCTTTAGGGCCGCTCCAAATGTCAGCTGTGGTATTTACACGTATTCGTACAAATCTTAATGAAACATTTCATTGTGGTTCTTTGTAATTGCTGTCAACGAGAACAAATAGAGCATTGTTTCAGCGTAAGCTAAGGGATTCCTGGTATTTTTCGCCCTTGCACCTGCTAGATAGCCCGATTTCCTCTTTCTGCAAGAACTGTGTATTGAAGCATGGTACAAAAGCTACATGTGGAACCTCAATGTGGCGCGACACTTCAGACGTCGTGTGCATGGCAGTATTTTGGAATAGGCGCAGATTGAATTCCCGAGGCGCTCTTGGTTCTCGCATGCACTCCACTATGTAGGGGCGAGTCGCCCTCGATAAGCAGGGATCCTGCAGCCCAAGAAAGACATCGTATGGATGGAAAGAACGACTCTAGGTCTGCTGTGCTAATCGGTTTGGTAATTATAATTTTTACACACGCACACTACAGATCTAGATGAAGTTTAGAGGAATGGACTGATGGGCGAGTTGCTTCGGGAATAGTTGAAACAAGAAACTCGAGACGGGCACAGGATGAACAAAGAGACGTACACGGACACGACGCCACTGCGGCCGAGAGTTTCGTTTCATGATCTCTCCTAAATAGCAAAGTTCAAAGTGAAAATTTGAGAGACCACTCAAGCTCCGCagtaagggtatgacgtgatagcattAATGAGTTAATTGATCATTCCCAACTTTACATTCACTACCGCTAGACTCCACTAGACTCATATACCCTGGGCGGCCTTATAATTCAATCAATAAATGATTCGTGCCCAGGTTCCTCTCGTTGAACCGATCACACCACCGACACAAAGGAATCCAGCGAGTGGTAAGTGGCACTTTTGAATGTGGTGCATGGGAGCGTGGATGGCCTTGGGATGTATTAGAAAATCCGTTTTCTCAGCTGGATAtattagaatagaatagaatagaaaatAATAGAACTCTATTTACATCACTATACATGATGTAGGAGGCCTACTGAAAAAGCTTTCAGtagccagcttgacagggccgcaggccccctgCATTGGCAGTACACAGTTGATCTTGATACATATTAGCATGATACATAATAGGATTTATTCTAACGAAGTGCACCTTATTCGACATAGCGAGCACAAAATCACCAGCCCTACGCGAAAGAGCAAGCAAAAATGTGGGTTCTTGTGTCCAATCCGTAGAACTGGCTTATCTAGTCGAATTAGAGTGCTTTTAAAATGACGCGATCAATTGTATCACTCTTTTCTGGAAAAGGCCAAATAGTTTCTTAAAGGCATCTCTCAAACCTTCTGTTTGAGAGTCTCTACAGTCATCTGATAGCCCATGCTTGAACGTGAACTGAGATCTGTTATGCGGTCCTAAGTGTATGGGCGAAAAGGTAATATAAGCTACAATTCCCCACAGCGCACACAAAAGACAGACAGATAGAATCATAACACTAGAGCGCTTGAAGGACTTCTTTGAAATATAGTTACGTTCAAATTCTATTGTATTAAACGCCGCCCTGAATTTGAGAAGTCAAACGTCTTGCAGTCGCTGTGTAGTGGGTTGACCGATAGCCTAGAGAGTGGTCGTGTGAATATTCTGTATCGCCGCGTAATCTATTCCGAGTATTGACTTTGAAACAGGGCTGGCGACTGGGGATGAATTCACTGAATTTTGCAGTAGCACTGAAAATACTGCGGCAAGGAAAATCAACCAAGATAGCCTACTTCATGCAACCGAATTTTCACTCCCACAGGGTGAGCCATCGGTTATTATCTGTGCTGTAGTATGGAACTCCGTATAAAATTCGACCCTTGGGGTATTCTCAGTGGTTCCAGAGCAAAAATTTCAATGTTTGAATATTTCGCTAGGAAAGCTGTTCGCGGAACTTTTTGGGAggccgaaagttaggtgggcggatgagattaagaagtttgcaggcatagggtgaacGCAGCTGGCAAATAAGAGTTTTAATTGgggagacattggagaggcctttgccctgcagtgggtgccgtgaggttgacgatgatgatgacgatttaACGATTGGAGGGTGGAGGGCTCACGGGCTTGCTTACTCACTAAAATAACATTTTGCTGGGAGAGGATCACGGCTCCTGATTGTGTAACTCGCGTTACGAGCTTCAGGTTGGTTAGGCGCATGGCGTTCTGCGAGTGCATATCCTGTTGTGACCGTACTTCAGGCAGCGTTTAAAGTTGTCGATAGCTTAATACATGCCTCCAACATTTTCACAGATGGTGAAGATTTTTCGGGCTAAAATATCTTCTGTATAGGGTGCGAGGTTGAGGACCCTAAGAGAGCGAGTACTTAGAGCTAGACTCTGTGAAAATGAATTCATGCTACACGCCTACATTCCGAGCTATTTAGATTACTTGGCAAAAGACGCAAGTTTTCGTGAGCAGCTGCACCGCACTCCACATGTATTTTATAGCTGAAATCCATATGGGAATTTTTTATATTCATTCAAAGCCAAAAAGAAGCTTTACTGACCTTACCCGTGTAATGCAAGATTCATCAATAGCTGCGATATCTGCGCTTACCGGTATATAAAGGTCAAGCATTTGTGACTGAAATTCATATTTGTAGATTTGCACAACACTCTTTGCAATTTTATCGCATATTCGGTCTTTAGTTTGCACTCCCTGCATTTTGTTTGAAAGTCGTAAAGGAAGCCTTGGGATCTGAAAGCGGCTGGAGATGCTGTCAATGTTTTATTCCAACGCCTGATTGTTGAAGATGAGGTCTATGCATGTGTCTCGGGAGGTCGTTGCAGAACTGTGAGAAGTTGCGACAGAGAGGCACTGTGCTATTGCTCACGACTTCACTGAATTCTAACTATTCACGGACGCTCCAAATTCTTCACTAACTCCCTCTAGTGTCGTAGAGAGCACATTCGTTCCGTACGAAATGCCAGCTTCAACCTTTCTCCACAGTTTCTCAAGCAACACCAGGGCCCACTACAAGCACAGTTCGGACTCCACCGCCGCTGTTGTGCTCGGTGGACCACCAGGCCACTACGGAACAAGTGTACCCGCCATCCTCGACGTGCGATATTCTCATCTATACGAACGTGCGGATCGCCAACAGCAAAGTGGCCCCTGTTATGGACCAAACGAGCTTCAACGTCTTTGGCGACGTGTGTGGCAAGTTTGCGGATACCTCGTGCGGCCTCTCTTTCGACGCGCGGTGAGTAAACGCAGCCTCAGTAACGAACACAGTAAGTGACATTACGGAAACTTAAACCTAAAACTACCACCAGTACAAAGTTATCTCAGTGCACTTTGACACTCTGATTGGAACGTTGTTATTTTCTTCGTGACTAAAagataaacagctcattcatttcatt
This region of Amblyomma americanum isolate KBUSLIRL-KWMA chromosome 5, ASM5285725v1, whole genome shotgun sequence genomic DNA includes:
- the LOC144134437 gene encoding uncharacterized protein LOC144134437; this translates as MGRNSAFIPSLLFQDDEDIDYTSSRRDMEASSTPLPTKVPLVEPITPPTQRNPASVSQATPGPTTSTVRTPPPLLCSVDHQATTEQVYPPSSTCDILIYTNVRIANSKVAPVMDQTSFNVFGDVCGKFADTSCGLSFDARYTTEASFDNAALEHLRNLPLIMDHFAMMNVYGTESMVSHYVSAAVPGVVSKMGDLMETRGAAELPMGRRYCYCYVLVKAVRQSEQDHHFAV